The Salvia miltiorrhiza cultivar Shanhuang (shh) chromosome 2, IMPLAD_Smil_shh, whole genome shotgun sequence DNA window cattttagttctatacatatatattgctacataaCTCATGTTATTATGCTCGAAAATTATGTATCCGCCCGGACAAGTGTCCttgaaaatgtgtccggccgtgtgtaattatatatcatgtaatacacggccggacacatttcctcggctacttccccgggcggatagatgtttttcgagtgtattaacatgttatatgttgtattttaacattgtattccatttacatcatatatttatttatttattattttttctgtagatgaatgaatatgggagatactttgtggttaattatggaggtgccttcaatggttatgagtacatcggcggctcttctaagaatttgcatattttcggagacacaATGGCCAGTACGGTGTACATGATAAATTACCTGATGAtggagaattcattgagcactaattacagcttgtattatttgacgaagagattaaatggcagggtatacagtaaaaatattcttgccgatgacaatgatttgcttcagttgctggcgtcccagccacattttcctgagatttatgttgtcgaagacgattacagtggaggagtgtatgttccttcattcgatctccctcaatcttccGGGTATGGAGGTGAATCCAGTGCACAATTCAAAGGTGGggacggattggaagcaatccaaagatatgcttatttagacCTATCAGCCGGAGATTCACCGGCGCAACAAAGTGTTGAACCGTCGGTCACTTGGGGTAATGATCAGTCAACGGGTTGGACTTCATGGGATGAGCCAAATCCGTACCAGTACGATCGCCCAACAACTGATCGCTGTTGGGGTCCAGCTGATGATCAATATACGTACGAGCCTCAGTTTGTGGAGGATGCTGGTAATATAGATGAAGATTATGTTCCATCGTCTGAAGCCGAGACTGATACAAGCACCTCTAAAGACTTGTCGGAGCCAGAGAACGTGAGAAGGGCGGGGATTGAATATGCAGGTTGGCAGAATTTGCAGATCGACGAGGATGATGACGAACAGGTTCCTGGAGCAGAtgaactaactaattggttagttccggTTATCCCGTTGGACGCCGCAGCGGCACTTTTGGATATTGAAGATTATCAGCTATTGCCTCGGGAGTTGTCaaagaatatgtatttcaatagcaaagatgatctgatcgttgcaatcggtctgtggaacatgaagcaggGCAAGGAATTTTCTGTCAGCAAATCAGACAGCAGACGAGTCTACGTCAAATGCAAGCATTCAGATACGTGCCCCTTCAAGCTCCATGCATCGTCACAAGATGGAGTCATTTGGGGAGTGTATAAGTTCACCAATGAGCACTCATGCGACGGTGAGCTAGGGCGCGTAGCGCGAATAAAGGCCCCCGCAAAAGTCGTCGCAGCATATTTAGCACAGAAGATACACGACGATTGCGAGATCTTGAAGCCGAAGGCCATCCAGCTGGAGCTGCGACGTGAGTTTGGCGTACAGATCAAGTACGATGTTGCATTGCGAGCCCGTAATCGAGCCACTGAGATGGTTTATGGTCGACATGATCAGTCCTTCGAGATGCTGCCCAAGTACTTATACATGTTGAGACAATCCAATCCCGGTTCGAGGGTGGAGTGGGAAGTTGACGATGATggccgattcaaacacttatttgttgctcttgcagcttcggctacccctttcatgttcagcttacggccagtgattgtcgtcgatggcacacacttgaagggcaagaataggggtattttgtttgttgcagtGACGAAAGACGGCAACGAGAGTTTGTTCCCACTCGCGTATGGTGTTGGCCCGAAAGAAAACGATGAATCGTGGAGTTATTTCATGTCACGCATTCGACGTGTTTATGGCCAAGCCGATCCACTTTTGATTGTCTCTGATCAGCATATCTCCATTGCCAATGCTATCAGAAATGAGTTACCAAATGCAACCCACGGCCTATGCTACTACCATTTGCAAAATAACCTGAAGCATTACGGTAAGGCAGTGGTCGAGGTGTATCGACAAGCTGCATTTGCGTACGAGAAGTCCGACTTCAATAGGgctatgaacgccctgaagGTTATGAAGAGAGCCGCGTACGATAAACTAATGGGGATTGGGCCGGAGAAGTGGGCTCGTTCGATGTGTCCTATGCCTGTGCGACGCTACAGTTTTATGACATCAAATGCTGCTGAAGCTTTTAATTCCAGATTGTTGTGGGCAAGAAGACTTCCTATATGCTCGATGTTAGAGGCAATCAGAATTGTTATTGAGAAATGGTTCAGCGAGCGACTAAGGGCTGCACAACAAATCGAGCAAGGCTTGACTGTTGAGGCTGGTAAAAGGGTAGCTATTGAAGTCCAAAAAAGTCGTCGATACACTGCACAAAGGTTGAGTGGCATGAAGTATAAGGTGCAAACTGCTGACAGAAGCTTCAAGGTGGATCtagagaagaaaaaatgcgaATGTCGAGTATTTCAGCTAGACCAACTGCCCTGTTCTCATTCAATCGCTGCAATAAGGTACGATCATGAAATGATTACTGTCGGGTTCATTGAAATATAAATATGTTCTAATGTTCGTTATATTGATTACTATcggagtttgtttgtttttatagtGAAGCCGGTGATACGATCGCGGAGTATGTAGACTCGTACTACACGAATGACTTTCTTATCGATACTTACTCTCGCGAAGTTAATAATCTCCCGCCGAGACGCCAGTGGTTGGTTCCCGAGCACATCGCTGAGCAGGTTGTATTACCTCTGATTGTAAAAGGTCAAGCGGGGCGCCCAAAAGAAGGTAGACATCGAGGTGGTGGTGAAGGCACCAGCACACAAGCCGACGAGTCTTCTAGTATCAGGCGTCGTAAACCAAAGAAGTGCAGCATCTGCCATGAAGAAGGACACAGCAAGAGAACGTGCGCTGGCAGGGCGACTGAGCCCAGGGAGTAGTGGGATGTATTTGTGTGCTGTAacagttaatgatattgattgaattatcttattattcgataAGGTGGAATGATTTACAGGAAATAATGCTCGTTGAATAACCAAATAGAAGCACACATTAATGTAACAATATACAAAACTATGCAAAACCAAGTCTAGTGATACGGGCTTTCCTAGTTTCACACAGCGAAAATATAGATCTAGCAATCTTGGCTCTGTATGCCGCCACGTTGTGGTTACCCCACTCAATGGATGGAGAGCCAGATATCAGTCGTTCTGCATACATGCAGACGAAAGGCCCGCAGCTGACAGAGTCCTGCTGGTGAAACTGAACCTCCGCTGGAGCAAACACCGCTGTCATAAGTGGGTACTTCTCCTTTGCCACTGTCGAATCAATGGATGTGTCGTCTAGCCACCTCGCCAACTGAAGGACAATTGGCAACAATCTCAGTAAAGGCAGTAGTTCACCAACTCGACCATCCTGCTGTCGAGGTGATAGCTTGTGGAATACTGGGTCATAGACCTCGCAAACCAATTCTCCTAACCGGATCCGACATAGGACAAAATGGTGGCCGATTATGACTGGCATGAGAACCTATGACAAACCACAATgaattgataagaaacaacatatAAAGCACAAATGACTAATGACAAATAATTGTTTAACTGATTACCTGTGTGGCATCCATCCATCCTATATGACCAGGAGGAAGTTCATGGCCCTTAACGGCTTTTCCACGTATTTGGCAGAGCCAGTCTATCCGGGGCTGCCAACCATCAGCTACTGCTCCATGCGTCAATATATGATACTCCTCTGGAGTAAACTCACTTCTTGCCCACTTCTCCAATAGAGCGTCCCACTCGCCCTGGAGGTATATCTACAGATCAATAgaagtaattaataatttatattcgcaccaatgaaaacatacaaataatgaaagtttactTACAAACCAATCCGTATCTAATATGATTGTGTTATTCATATCTACGTCATCCAGTAAATCTGCTGAAGCTCGAAGTCTATTTCTCAAGCTTAAGAAATACAAGTCAATATCCTgcaacaaagttaaaatcaatAAGTTAGTAGAAAGTAATTTAACAATGTTaaaatcaatagattatttacCCCAGTTGTGAATTGCTGGCTGACATTATCCACCCGCGCGAAGTCGTCGTACTCCCGCAAACCACCACTTGCCTTGACATAAATCTCACTACCCCTACCCTCTCGACACCTAGCCATCCACTTCTCATAATGGTCACTGCAGACTTGTGTCACTGGACGTGGcatttggctattaacccaaggCGATCGCTGATAGTTAGACGGACGCCTCACCCTCTCACTGCGACGCGGGGGCTCTGCTGGCGGCTGCTCTGCTGGCGGCTGCTCTGCCGGCGGCTGCTCTAGGTGCTGCAGTAAAATACTAAAATTCGAGAAAAATAgtcaaattcagtaaaatattaaaatagtaattcagtaaattcagtaatattaaactgcaattaaattcagtaaaattcagcaatctaatattaaattcagtaaaattagtaattcagcaatttaatattaaattcagtaaaaattcagtaaaatattaaactgcaattaataccaagcaatttaattaaattcagtaaaatattaaaaaacggcaatttaattaataccaaaaaataacagtttcattaattaataattcaacaattataattaaattaaattcagtaaaatagtaataattaacgtAAACATACAGATACATGGAAAAAAGTATTTTATACCTAAATAACAACTATCCGGCCGGCGAAGTGTCCGGTAAAATGAATCcggccgggtacatttcagattGAAACTGTCCCGGCCGGACTCATTATTCCGGGCATAGTGCCGGCCGGGTAGTTGTTCTATcggcataaaatactttaatTTATCAAATCGCACAAAGCCCACATACACAATGCAATTATAATTACTTAAACAAATATTTCAGATTGAAACAAATTCAGTAATACCCAGCAAAACtcgcaataataattacttaaccaaatataattaaattaaattcagtaaattactaactgattaatataaacatacaactaattaaaatggaataatttatgctaaaacacgatcggtccggctggtgaagtggccggataaatcgatccggccgtatgtttcatttaaataatgttctcggccggatcgatttatccggccacttcaccggccggaccgatcgtgttttagcatacattattctattcaatttcatgaaaattaaaaataaatacctgtgaagaagatgccaTGGATGAGTCCGAGTGTGCTTCAATCTTTTGAACTCTCTGTGCTTCAATcttttgaactctctctctcggtgggtaaaagtgaagaagccgatAGAGGTGTGTGGTGGAGTAAAAAACCCTAGTATTTTAAAGTAAGTAGgtaaaagtgaagaagccgattgtatcggctttatgtctatcaaaagggaatcaaattttgaagaaagatatttttacctttatgtatcggtaacatgcatgatttttttgggtaacaagcatgcatttatttgggacggatattgagtatattttaaatttaaagatatcaattgatttacacgatatatatagtgttatatagtactatatatcaacattcaagaataacacaatatatatatataaatatatatatatatacaaataatttcaaagaatatatgtattgaaattaagatattaaagggaaaaaaataaaaaatttaagatagatacgcatggatatatattattagcgtcttgattttttttttttatgaaattgaataaaatagaatattttatgcctaaatatcatcgatccggccggtaattgtcaaggaaaaatgtatccggccgggtcatttgtaaattgaaatgtacccggtcggatacatttctctggccattttaccggccggatcgatgatatatcgacataaaagtttgtattctatctatttgtatctttatattaatttttactattttgctgaatttaatttaatatattgtttaagtgttaattagtgtccggtcgatatatttacaatttaaagatatgaacactatatatatatatatacagtgacTTACAAAATCATTGCATGCACAGATTGAAATCATTTCGGTCATTATTGTAAAGAAATGCATTGAAActcaaaaatgtgtaagattgtgTAAGAGAACCGAAATCATTACATTTGATGTTGACCCACTTAagggttaattagtaatttagggcatgggtagctttgcatgataagggtgggcatttttcaaaatatgaataaggaatggggcacttttgcctattaacacatatCTAGATTTGATTTGTTGCCAAAGAAATTGATCTCTATCTTTGAGATATGACAATatctttaattatatatttttttaaattttggatATCATAAGATTCCAA harbors:
- the LOC131008315 gene encoding uncharacterized protein LOC131008315 yields the protein MNLPESAKLLLVTNGGDTVKLFDMLVEPQNPCVLTHSPSPGSRLRVVRWNHKTGDSPAQQSVEPSVTWGNDQSTGWTSWDEPNPYQYDRPTTDRCWGPADDQYTYEPQFVEDAGNIDEDYVPSSEAETDTSTSKDLSEPENVRRAGIEYAGWQNLQIDEDDDEQVPGADELTNWLVPVIPLDAAAALLDIEDYQLLPRELSKNMYFNSKDDLIVAIGLWNMKQGKEFSVSKSDSRRVYVKCKHSDTCPFKLHASSQDGVIWGVYKFTNEHSCDGELGRVARIKAPAKVVAAYLAQKIHDDCEILKPKAIQLELRREFGVQIKYDVALRARNRATEMVYGRHDQSFEMLPKYLYMLRQSNPGSRVEWEVDDDGRFKHLFVALAASATPFMFSLRPVIVVDGTHLKGKNRGILFVAVTKDGNESLFPLAYGVGPKENDESWSYFMSRIRRVYGQADPLLIVSDQHISIANAIRNELPNATHGLCYYHLQNNLKHYGKAVVEVYRQAAFAYEKSDFNRAMNALKVMKRAAYDKLMGIGPEKWARSMCPMPVRRYSFMTSNAAEAFNSRLLWARRLPICSMLEAIRIVIEKWFSERLRAAQQIEQGLTVEAGKRVAIEVQKSRRYTAQRLSGMKYKVQTADRSFKVDLEKKKCECRVFQLDQLPCSHSIAAISEAGDTIAEYVDSYYTNDFLIDTYSREVNNLPPRRQWLVPEHIAEQVVLPLIVKGQAGRPKEGRHRGGGEGTSTQADESSSIRRRKPKKCSICHEEGHSKRTCAGRATEPRE
- the LOC131008316 gene encoding uncharacterized protein LOC131008316 gives rise to the protein MNNTIILDTDWFIYLQGEWDALLEKWARSEFTPEEYHILTHGAVADGWQPRIDWLCQIRGKAVKGHELPPGHIGWMDATQVLMPVIIGHHFVLCRIRLGELVCEVYDPVFHKLSPRQQDGRVGELLPLLRLLPIVLQLARWLDDTSIDSTVAKEKYPLMTAVFAPAEVQFHQQDSVSCGPFVCMYAERLISGSPSIEWGNHNVAAYRAKIARSIFSLCETRKARITRLGFA